The Thermoflavifilum sp. genome contains a region encoding:
- a CDS encoding cupredoxin family copper-binding protein yields MKQILYLLLCSMSLMYFTACSKSSNTYGGGSTGGNTGGNSGGNTGGSTGNTVSISNYTFSPTSLTIAKGTTVKWTNDDQVTHTVTDDNGKFDSGNLPYGQSYSHTFSDTGTFHYHCSIHTYMKGTIIVQ; encoded by the coding sequence ATGAAACAGATCTTGTATCTGCTGCTGTGCAGCATGAGCCTGATGTATTTTACTGCCTGCAGCAAATCGTCCAACACTTATGGTGGAGGCTCAACAGGAGGCAATACCGGAGGAAACAGCGGGGGTAATACCGGCGGTTCAACGGGTAATACGGTCAGCATCAGCAATTATACTTTTTCTCCGACCAGCCTCACCATAGCCAAAGGAACCACGGTGAAGTGGACGAACGATGACCAGGTGACCCACACCGTCACAGACGATAACGGGAAATTTGACAGTGGCAATTTACCTTACGGCCAGAGCTATTCCCACACGTTTAGCGACACGGGCACCTTTCACTATCATTGTAGCATCCACACGTACATGAAAGGCACCATCATCGTGCAATGA
- a CDS encoding M48 family metallopeptidase, with the protein MKRILTWTFAIGVLGILSSCSRVPITGRSQLHLVPESQLDQMALTEYHSFLSQNKVVPSTSSQSQMVERVGQRLAQAITQYLNQHGYGDRVANYHWEFHLVESKEANAWCMPGGKVVVYTGILPYTRDEAGLAVVMGHEIAHAIAQHGAERMSEQLLQQAGGEALAIFMNEKPQATRDAFLQAYDIGSTVGVMLPHSRKQESEADHLGLIFMALAGYDPHAALDFWQRMAQASTGQIPAFLSDHPSDAQRIADIRKWIPEAMKYYHPQ; encoded by the coding sequence ATGAAACGGATTTTGACCTGGACATTCGCTATAGGCGTTCTGGGAATCCTATCCAGCTGCTCACGAGTACCCATCACCGGGCGATCGCAATTGCATCTGGTTCCAGAAAGCCAGCTCGACCAGATGGCATTAACGGAGTACCATAGTTTTCTTTCCCAGAATAAAGTTGTTCCATCAACCAGTTCCCAGTCACAGATGGTAGAACGGGTTGGTCAACGGCTAGCGCAGGCCATTACGCAGTATCTGAACCAGCACGGTTATGGCGACCGGGTGGCGAATTATCACTGGGAGTTTCATCTGGTGGAAAGCAAGGAGGCCAACGCCTGGTGCATGCCGGGTGGAAAAGTGGTGGTCTATACCGGCATATTGCCCTATACCCGCGACGAGGCCGGCCTTGCTGTGGTGATGGGACACGAAATCGCGCATGCCATAGCCCAGCATGGTGCCGAGCGCATGTCAGAACAATTGCTGCAACAGGCCGGAGGCGAGGCATTAGCTATTTTTATGAACGAAAAACCTCAGGCTACCCGCGATGCCTTTTTGCAGGCGTATGATATCGGCAGCACGGTTGGTGTGATGTTGCCTCATTCCCGTAAGCAGGAGTCCGAGGCCGATCATCTGGGGTTGATTTTCATGGCACTGGCAGGCTATGACCCCCATGCAGCGCTGGATTTCTGGCAAAGGATGGCACAGGCAAGTACTGGGCAGATCCCCGCATTTCTCAGCGACCACCCATCCGACGCCCAGCGTATCGCCGACATTCGCAAATGGATTCCCGAAGCCATGAAATACTATCATCCGCAATGA